In the genome of Neosynechococcus sphagnicola sy1, the window AATTAAAGGTCGAAAACGGTTTATGACGGTCGATACCCTGGGATTGCTGTTGCGGGTCTTGGTGACTGCCGCGAGTGTACCCGAACGAGAGGGGGCTAAACAGGTACTCCAACAGGTGAAACAGATGGGTCAAGGGGTATCGCGACTGCATACGATTTGGGCCGATGGCGGTTTTGACGGTAATCCATTCCTGATGTGGGTGATGGATGTTTGTCGGTGGATTGTGGAGGTTGTGCTGCGACCAGAGCAAACCAAAGGGTTCGTATTGCTGAAAAAAAGGTGGGTTGTTGAACGAACATTTGGCTGGCTCATGGGGTACCGTCGATTGGTTCGAGACTATGAGTTATGGCCAGAAACTTCGGAGACATTTATTTACCTGGCCATGATACGAATCATGGTGAGGCAGTTAGCATAAAATCTGACCCAAAAAAACTTTTAAAACATCCTCTTACACCATCAGCAACACGAAGCCGATGTTGTCGCTTGGCAGCAGACCCTTTGCGATCTAATTAGTTTCATGCTACGGCACGGAATGCCGATGGAGCGACTAAATCCTCGACCTGATTTTCAGACAGAAAACAAGCAAGCTCGCAATGCAGAGGAAGCGCTATTAGCAGTTCTCAATGCCTGTGCCCAGTTAACTCAAGAACTTTCAAAAATTGAATGGCCTTCACTGGATTCCTTTGGCACCTGGTTTTCCAGGCTGCAAGGACAACGAGTAGATGCAAATGTTTTTTGCCTAGACTGCTTAAGTTTTTTGCAGTTGCAGGGCTGCATTCTTATCTCCAAAGACTTCTCCCAAGCGAATCTTTTCAAGGCGAATCTTGCAGGGGCGATTCTTGTGTGGGCGAATCTTTTAGGGGCGAATCTTGAAAGGGCGGATCTTGCAGGGGCGAATCTTTTAGGGGCGAATCTTGCAGGGGCGAATCTTTTCGAGGCGAATCTTTTAGGGGCGAATCTTTTAGAGGCGAATCTTTTCAAGGCGGATCTTGCAGGGGCGGATCTTGCAGGGGCGAATCTTTTAGGGGCGAATCTTGCAGGGGCGAATCTTGCAGGGGCGGATCTTGCAGGGGCGGATCTTGAATGGGCGAATCTTCAAGAGGCGAATCTTGAAAGGGCGAATCTTGAAAGGGCGAATCTTCAAGAGGCGATTCTTCAAGGGGCAAATTTGAAGGGGACGATCCTTGAGGGCATGGTGATAATTAGCTCTGATGACGAAGTGCGATCGCCCAGCGAACTGCCTGATCAGGGCTAGGAAATTCAATCAAAAAAGCGTCCCCGATCGTCTTAATTTCCCGTCCCCTATATTGTGGCAGCAAGTCTCTTACTCTTTCAAAATCGGGGGTTTTGAACTTCCCGCAAATAACAGGTATCCGGGTTCTCAGGCTCCCTTCCATGCAAAACCGATTGCAGCCTTGTGGAATCAACCAGATCGGTAAAGGCGATCGTAATTTCTGCGGAAGAGTCTGACTCGCTGGCTATGCCTTGTACATCCTGATCACCTGCTTCGGCTGGGTCAGCAGCACTGGCCTCCATCACCTGCGCGTAGTCTAAGTCAAGTGCCGCGAGAATTTTGTGAGCGCTGCTTTCTTCAACGGAACCGTTCAAAAAGCGTTTGACCGTTTCCACGGAGACCCCTGACTGCTCCGCAAGGACATTATTACTCCAGCCTCGCTTATCCTGATCCCGAGGATGGGGAAGCTCAGCCATTCGCCTCCTAACCAACCTCTGTCCTTCCGGTGTGGCCTTCACACCTCGTTGCTTTCGAGCCTGATTAGGCATGACGAGCTACCAGATTTACCATTGGCCTGATTATAACCAGCACTCTGGCGCGATCTCTCAGTCAGAAAGGGTCACTTTGGCTCACTTATTTTCTGACCCTTTCTGCTCCTGACAGACCCATACCGGGTTAAGGATGATATCCATAGTTTGAAGTTTTTGAAATGGATCTCCAGGGGGTTAGCAATGAGATTTATTCAAGGGATTGTGCCACTGCTAATTCTTTTGTCTACCTTGACGACCGTTGCAAATTTCATCCTCAATCTTTCTCGATCTCCTCAAGCGATCGATCCAACGAATCATCCTCAGTCAGTATCTCCTTCGCTGAATCTAAATGAGTCAGCTGCAACTTTTGAGAAGTCAAACTTGTTGCGTTGAGGCAAAACGCTGAAGCCCTTATTTTTGGCTCTTGTCGGACTTACGCACTGAATGCTTGAAACTCTGTTCCTCCCTTGTCCCGGCCCTTTGCGCCCCTAGGGTAGCAAAAAGGGGTAGCTCCCACAGACCATCATTTTCTGAATAGTTTAATGGCATGAAGTTGAACACAGGATTGATAACCGAACCCCCGGCTGTCGCCCTCCCCTTTATTAAGGGGGACTACAGGGGGTATTTCCTATGAATGGGCCCAGACACTTAGGGTTAGCCGCGAAAAGCACAAGGTTAGGGGGCTAACTGCCTAAGTCCTGTCTTATTCCCCCCATTCAAATAGGTTTTAAGGAGGGTTTAGATGATTCCAAACCTCTGTCTTCTATTGCTCTTGTTGGTGAGTTTTATTTTTCCCTGGGTAGACCCATCCTGGCTCGGAGGCATCCTTTGTTGGGCAACAGGTTGGGGA includes:
- a CDS encoding LacI family DNA-binding transcriptional regulator; this encodes MAELPHPRDQDKRGWSNNVLAEQSGVSVETVKRFLNGSVEESSAHKILAALDLDYAQVMEASAADPAEAGDQDVQGIASESDSSAEITIAFTDLVDSTRLQSVLHGREPENPDTCYLREVQNPRF
- a CDS encoding IS5 family transposase, giving the protein IKGRKRFMTVDTLGLLLRVLVTAASVPEREGAKQVLQQVKQMGQGVSRLHTIWADGGFDGNPFLMWVMDVCRWIVEVVLRPEQTKGFVLLKKRWVVERTFGWLMGYRRLVRDYELWPETSETFIYLAMIRIMVRQLA
- a CDS encoding pentapeptide repeat-containing protein, whose translation is MLRHGMPMERLNPRPDFQTENKQARNAEEALLAVLNACAQLTQELSKIEWPSLDSFGTWFSRLQGQRVDANVFCLDCLSFLQLQGCILISKDFSQANLFKANLAGAILVWANLLGANLERADLAGANLLGANLAGANLFEANLLGANLLEANLFKADLAGADLAGANLLGANLAGANLAGADLAGADLEWANLQEANLERANLERANLQEAILQGANLKGTILEGMVIISSDDEVRSPSELPDQG